Within Nitrospiraceae bacterium, the genomic segment GAGTCACGAGTCCTCGGCGTCGCATTGAGCCCGTGCCGACCAGTGTTGACCTGCCCCCTGTAGTTGTACCACTTGCAATGTGACTCACGCGCACCGTGGCGCGATGGCTTCCGGTGCCGGCGGACGATAGCCCAGGGCGCTGTGGGGCCGAATCCGGTTGTAGGTCTGCCGCCAGCGCTCCACGA encodes:
- a CDS encoding integrase core domain-containing protein, translated to VERWRQTYNRIRPHSALGYRPPAPEAIAPRCA